One genomic region from Phorcysia thermohydrogeniphila encodes:
- a CDS encoding sigma-70 family RNA polymerase sigma factor, producing MEDKEFFLRDEENFPLGEFDSLEVDEVSSEVDLFSQQIDPSLIETFVPDKDSLDAFLKSISKIPLLTREEEIELARRAKAGDKEALKKLVESNLRFVVSVAKKYLGCGLPLHDLIAEGILGLIEAARRFDPDKGVKFISYAVWWIRQSIMQALAQQTGAVKIPVKQAVLVNKITRSYGELLKKLGREPTTEELAEYVGMDAKEIERLLTVCQVPLSLDTPIGDEEDTTFKDFLKGEGTAEVEEKVVQEELKQSIQEMLEQLTPQEKKIIIMRFGLDGNEPKTLREIGELLGISRERVRQLETRAKKKMKEYALRKKLNVFLN from the coding sequence ATGGAGGATAAAGAGTTTTTCCTTAGAGATGAAGAGAATTTCCCACTTGGGGAGTTTGATTCTCTGGAAGTAGATGAGGTTTCCTCTGAAGTTGACCTTTTTAGCCAGCAGATAGACCCGTCTCTTATAGAGACCTTTGTACCTGATAAGGACTCCCTTGATGCTTTCTTAAAGTCCATTTCAAAGATTCCCCTTCTTACTCGGGAAGAGGAGATAGAACTTGCCAGAAGAGCTAAGGCTGGGGACAAGGAGGCTCTCAAGAAGCTGGTTGAGTCAAACCTGAGGTTCGTTGTCAGCGTTGCAAAGAAGTACCTTGGCTGTGGACTGCCCCTTCACGACCTCATTGCTGAAGGGATTTTAGGGCTGATAGAGGCTGCAAGGCGCTTTGACCCTGATAAGGGAGTTAAGTTTATCTCCTACGCCGTCTGGTGGATAAGGCAGTCCATAATGCAGGCCTTAGCTCAGCAGACGGGAGCTGTAAAGATTCCCGTTAAGCAGGCAGTCCTCGTTAACAAGATTACCCGTTCGTACGGAGAGCTCCTCAAAAAACTCGGTAGAGAGCCGACAACCGAGGAGCTTGCCGAGTACGTTGGAATGGACGCAAAAGAGATAGAGAGACTTCTTACCGTCTGCCAAGTTCCCCTCTCTCTTGACACGCCGATAGGCGACGAGGAGGATACAACTTTTAAGGACTTCCTCAAGGGAGAGGGAACGGCAGAGGTTGAGGAGAAGGTCGTTCAGGAGGAACTGAAGCAGAGCATTCAGGAGATGCTTGAACAGCTTACCCCTCAGGAGAAAAAAATTATCATAATGCGCTTTGGACTTGACGGAAATGAGCCAAAGACCCTGAGGGAGATAGGGGAGCTCCTTGGAATCAGCAGGGAGAGGGTAAGACAGCTTGAAACAAGGGCTAAGAAGAAGATGAAAGAGTATGCACTAAGGAAGAAGTTAAACGTTTTCCTTAACTAA
- the fbp gene encoding class 1 fructose-bisphosphatase — MAVPFTAYLLSKKGEIPHLDDDLIILLSEIASATKEIAGKVRKAGLLNILGSAGKVNVQGEEVQKLDELANEILLERIKNCGKACEIASEELETSVKLSDSGYAVSFDPLDGSSNIDVNVSIGTIFSVHKDSVLKPGRELLCAGYVIYGPSTMLVISLGKGVVAFTLDTESGNYLLSHPEVKLPEKGKIYSINEANREKWTEEGLRKFIDYLKGEKYTLRYVGSMVADVHRTLFKGGVFIYPADKKNTSGKLRLLYEASPMSFLIEQAGGIGTTGKERILDVVPEKLHQRVPVIIGSKWEVEKCLEFLGG, encoded by the coding sequence ATGGCTGTTCCTTTTACTGCTTACCTTCTTAGCAAGAAGGGGGAGATTCCACACCTTGACGATGACCTCATAATCCTTTTAAGCGAGATAGCTTCTGCAACTAAAGAGATTGCCGGAAAAGTAAGGAAGGCCGGACTTTTAAACATCCTCGGCAGTGCAGGTAAAGTAAACGTTCAAGGAGAAGAGGTTCAAAAGCTTGACGAGCTTGCAAACGAGATTCTCCTTGAGAGAATTAAAAACTGCGGTAAAGCCTGTGAGATAGCCTCTGAGGAGCTTGAAACAAGTGTTAAGCTTTCTGATTCTGGTTATGCCGTTTCCTTTGACCCCCTTGATGGCTCTTCAAACATTGACGTAAACGTTAGCATCGGAACGATTTTTTCTGTTCATAAAGACAGCGTCTTAAAGCCGGGAAGGGAGCTCCTTTGTGCAGGTTACGTAATTTACGGCCCGAGCACTATGCTCGTAATTTCTCTCGGAAAGGGCGTTGTTGCCTTCACCCTTGATACAGAGTCCGGTAACTACCTCCTCTCCCACCCTGAAGTGAAACTCCCAGAAAAGGGCAAGATTTACTCAATAAACGAGGCAAACAGGGAAAAGTGGACTGAAGAAGGTTTAAGGAAATTCATAGACTACCTTAAGGGAGAGAAGTACACCCTCCGTTACGTCGGCTCAATGGTTGCAGACGTTCACAGGACCCTCTTTAAGGGTGGAGTCTTCATCTACCCAGCAGACAAGAAGAATACGAGTGGAAAGCTAAGACTCCTCTACGAAGCAAGCCCGATGTCCTTCCTCATTGAGCAGGCCGGTGGTATCGGAACAACCGGTAAGGAGAGGATTCTTGACGTAGTTCCCGAGAAACTCCACCAGAGAGTTCCCGTTATCATCGGAAGCAAGTGGGAAGTTGAAAAGTGCCTTGAATTCTTGGGCGGCTAA
- a CDS encoding ASKHA domain-containing protein has product MKLSVTVPEGFTLYEVLREKGFMKSAYCGGRGTCKKCSVRIDGKEELACLISGPFKGEVELREENFVAEGEELENVEVDSGKTGYGVSIDLGTTGVEVALFDLSTGKFLKSLKALNLQSAFGADVVTRVELARENYEKEREFLLKTLDLLLRELGVKVKEAVVVSNSVLHHFLLGLPVSGFERYPFKLELSEEVEITGRELGLEESPETVFYVPPPLKNFIGSDFLSNVLFLEESGNGDFAVADLGTNAEMGIYGERKIATSVPAGPAFEGVGLFSGMRALPGAIYKVFFDGKAFRFLTIGGTKPIGICASGYFDAIYLLKSFRVLNKEGTFENVKNPLLSSYIREIEGQKAFVLYDDGETLIAITQDDIRKFLLAKGAVFGGLSALLSETKVPEKLFFSGAFGTHLDRRSLRGVGLIPEELPDPTPIGNAALKGASLMLGREKYRKRLKELKEEFAVLELAGNKTFERKYIEGMEL; this is encoded by the coding sequence ATGAAGCTATCCGTCACAGTTCCCGAAGGTTTTACGCTCTATGAGGTTTTAAGAGAGAAAGGCTTTATGAAGTCCGCCTACTGTGGCGGGCGTGGAACGTGCAAAAAGTGCTCAGTTAGGATAGACGGGAAAGAGGAGCTTGCCTGTCTCATATCTGGTCCTTTTAAAGGGGAAGTTGAACTAAGAGAGGAAAACTTCGTAGCAGAGGGAGAAGAGCTTGAAAACGTAGAAGTTGATTCTGGAAAGACAGGCTACGGCGTAAGTATTGACCTTGGGACAACGGGCGTTGAAGTTGCACTTTTTGACCTTTCAACTGGAAAGTTTTTAAAGAGCTTAAAAGCTCTCAACCTTCAGTCGGCCTTTGGAGCAGACGTTGTAACAAGGGTAGAGCTTGCAAGGGAAAACTACGAAAAGGAGAGAGAGTTCCTCCTAAAAACCCTTGATCTTCTGCTAAGAGAGCTCGGCGTAAAAGTAAAAGAGGCCGTCGTTGTCTCTAACTCCGTTCTTCATCACTTCCTCTTAGGACTTCCCGTTTCCGGTTTTGAAAGGTATCCCTTTAAACTGGAGCTCTCAGAGGAAGTAGAAATTACAGGAAGAGAACTTGGACTTGAAGAATCTCCAGAAACCGTCTTCTACGTTCCTCCTCCACTAAAAAACTTCATAGGTTCAGACTTCCTCTCAAACGTTTTATTCCTTGAAGAGAGTGGTAACGGCGATTTTGCCGTTGCAGACCTTGGAACAAACGCAGAAATGGGAATCTACGGCGAAAGGAAGATTGCTACATCCGTTCCAGCAGGCCCTGCCTTTGAGGGAGTTGGACTATTTTCCGGGATGAGAGCTCTCCCCGGAGCTATTTACAAGGTCTTTTTTGACGGAAAGGCTTTCAGATTTTTAACAATTGGTGGAACAAAGCCCATCGGAATCTGCGCGAGTGGCTACTTTGACGCCATTTACCTATTAAAGAGCTTTAGAGTCCTAAACAAAGAGGGAACTTTTGAAAACGTAAAGAACCCACTCCTCTCAAGCTACATAAGGGAGATAGAAGGCCAAAAGGCCTTTGTTCTCTACGATGATGGAGAAACGTTAATAGCCATCACTCAGGACGACATAAGAAAGTTCCTACTTGCAAAAGGAGCTGTCTTTGGCGGACTTTCTGCTCTCCTTTCAGAAACCAAAGTACCGGAAAAACTCTTCTTTAGTGGCGCTTTCGGAACACACCTTGATAGGAGAAGCTTAAGAGGAGTGGGGTTGATTCCGGAGGAGCTCCCAGACCCTACCCCCATCGGCAACGCAGCCCTAAAAGGCGCAAGCTTAATGCTCGGAAGAGAAAAATATAGGAAACGACTTAAAGAACTTAAGGAAGAATTCGCAGTTTTAGAACTCGCAGGGAACAAAACTTTTGAAAGGAAATACATAGAAGGAATGGAACTTTAA
- a CDS encoding C40 family peptidase produces MRRVVLLLSVILAFSSPAFADIYVVKRGDSLYKIAKKFRTTVARIKRLNGLRSNVIRPGQRLIVPGRRYKPVKSRETIRFLERKSELTAASSAIKAGSEIYPITSIVYEEGEKLADALSTPLNVPYDNWNLSILEDPEYKSALLKILASLFKDLKNTPYVFGGGNPKRGLDCSSFTMYVYRKLGINLPRTARAQFNVGVPVKKEELKVGDLVFFRTYARFPSHVGIYIGNGKFVHFSSMFHGLAISSLDDRYFKKRYIGAKRVLSEKLVKKILYAWDKK; encoded by the coding sequence GTGAGGCGAGTAGTTTTACTCTTAAGCGTTATCTTGGCCTTCTCTTCTCCGGCCTTTGCAGATATTTACGTTGTGAAAAGGGGTGATTCCCTCTACAAGATAGCTAAGAAGTTCCGCACCACAGTCGCAAGGATAAAGAGGCTTAACGGTCTAAGGAGTAACGTTATAAGGCCCGGTCAAAGGCTGATAGTTCCGGGCAGAAGGTATAAGCCGGTAAAGAGTAGAGAGACGATTCGTTTCCTTGAGAGAAAGTCTGAGCTTACAGCTGCAAGCTCGGCAATAAAGGCCGGAAGTGAGATATACCCGATTACAAGCATCGTCTACGAAGAGGGAGAAAAGCTTGCAGATGCCCTGTCAACTCCCCTTAACGTCCCTTACGACAACTGGAATCTGTCTATCTTGGAAGACCCGGAGTATAAGAGTGCCCTCCTTAAGATACTTGCGAGCCTTTTTAAGGACCTAAAGAACACTCCCTACGTCTTTGGAGGAGGAAATCCTAAAAGGGGCTTGGACTGTTCTTCTTTTACCATGTACGTCTACAGGAAGCTTGGAATTAACCTACCGAGGACAGCAAGGGCTCAGTTTAACGTTGGCGTTCCAGTTAAAAAGGAGGAGCTAAAGGTCGGGGATCTTGTCTTTTTCAGGACCTATGCCCGCTTTCCTTCACACGTCGGGATATACATCGGAAACGGAAAGTTTGTTCACTTCTCTTCTATGTTCCACGGTCTTGCAATATCGTCACTTGACGATAGGTACTTTAAAAAGCGCTATATTGGAGCTAAAAGAGTCCTGAGCGAAAAACTTGTCAAGAAGATACTCTACGCTTGGGATAAAAAATAA
- a CDS encoding branched-chain amino acid transaminase, whose translation MSRRYAYFEGKFVPIEEANINIQTNSFHYGTAVFEGIRAYWNEEKKQLFGLFIKEHYERMLKNCRILNLQVDKSAEELTEITVELLRLCQHREDTYIRPIAYFADLKISPKLIGYRTEVAIYTLPLGDYLDLSKGLKAKTSSWHRINDTMIPARCKVAGAYVNSAFAKTEALIHGYDEAIMLNPDGTVAEGSGENLFIVRNGKLITPPSSSNILEGITRNAVIEIAKNELGIEVEERPILRSELYVADEVFFTGTAAQVAPVVQIDHVIIGNGEIGKITKRLQEVYFSIVKGENEKYAHWLTPIY comes from the coding sequence ATGAGCAGGAGATACGCATACTTTGAGGGAAAGTTCGTTCCAATTGAGGAAGCAAACATAAACATACAGACAAACTCCTTCCACTACGGAACTGCAGTCTTTGAGGGAATAAGGGCCTACTGGAACGAGGAGAAAAAACAGCTCTTTGGCCTTTTCATAAAGGAACACTACGAAAGGATGCTGAAAAACTGCAGGATTTTAAACCTTCAGGTTGACAAGAGTGCAGAGGAGCTGACAGAGATAACGGTGGAGCTCCTAAGGCTCTGCCAGCATAGAGAGGACACCTACATAAGACCTATTGCCTACTTTGCAGACCTTAAGATTTCTCCAAAGCTGATAGGCTACAGGACAGAAGTTGCAATCTACACCCTCCCCTTAGGCGACTACCTTGACCTCTCAAAAGGCCTTAAGGCAAAAACCTCCTCATGGCACAGGATAAACGACACGATGATTCCCGCCCGCTGTAAAGTAGCAGGAGCTTACGTAAACAGCGCCTTTGCAAAGACGGAAGCCCTTATCCACGGCTACGATGAAGCAATAATGCTCAACCCTGACGGAACTGTTGCTGAAGGAAGCGGTGAAAACCTCTTCATAGTCAGGAACGGAAAGCTCATAACTCCTCCATCTTCAAGCAACATCCTTGAAGGAATCACGAGGAACGCAGTTATTGAAATTGCAAAAAACGAGCTCGGCATAGAAGTTGAAGAAAGGCCAATCCTAAGGAGTGAGCTCTACGTTGCAGACGAGGTCTTCTTCACGGGAACGGCAGCTCAGGTAGCCCCTGTTGTCCAGATAGACCACGTGATCATCGGAAACGGTGAGATAGGAAAGATAACAAAAAGGCTTCAGGAAGTTTACTTCTCAATCGTTAAGGGAGAGAATGAGAAGTACGCCCACTGGCTAACGCCAATTTACTAA
- a CDS encoding DegQ family serine endoprotease has protein sequence MNTRQLLTGMSLFLYSAFFLNQPAYSKEVTPSFQDYRVVESLQKVFESVAEKVKPAVVNISTISEVKINHPPIPPEFKDFFFHFGVPFPQFPDKFRTRSLGSGFIVKQEEEWAYILTNNHVVDKATKIKVKLSDGSVYRAKVVGKDPKTDVALIKIKVGNKKVPTVELGDSDRIKVGEFVIAIGNPYGLNWTVTHGIISAKGRHGLGLNPIENFIQTDAAINPGNSGGPLCDIHGKVIGINTAIVRNAQGLGFAVPINIAKKVMNDLLKYGKVIRGWLGVYIEDISPELAKKFGVKKGVLITRVMKDSPAEKGGLKNGDIIVEFNGQPVKNVADLQLKVINTKPGEIVKIKVIRDGREKVLTVKIGQMPGTEHLALEDLISKFGFSVQELTEDLRERLGIPRWVKGGVIVTEVKPGSPAEDAGLREGDVIVKAGTTPRNLRRVKNLDDLLAVIRNAGDSGILLKVVRGEGVFYVVLNQEE, from the coding sequence ATGAACACAAGACAGCTTCTAACTGGGATGAGCCTGTTTCTTTACAGCGCTTTTTTCTTAAATCAACCAGCCTACTCAAAAGAGGTAACCCCAAGCTTTCAGGACTACAGGGTTGTTGAGTCCTTGCAGAAAGTTTTTGAGAGCGTTGCGGAAAAAGTTAAGCCAGCCGTTGTTAACATTAGCACCATATCGGAAGTTAAGATAAACCACCCTCCAATTCCTCCTGAGTTTAAAGACTTTTTCTTCCACTTTGGAGTTCCCTTTCCCCAATTTCCGGACAAGTTCAGAACCCGTTCTCTCGGCTCAGGTTTTATCGTCAAGCAGGAGGAAGAGTGGGCTTACATCTTGACGAACAACCACGTCGTTGATAAGGCCACAAAGATAAAGGTGAAGCTTAGCGATGGTTCTGTTTATAGAGCGAAAGTTGTTGGAAAGGACCCCAAAACAGACGTTGCCCTGATAAAGATAAAGGTTGGAAACAAAAAAGTTCCAACTGTTGAGCTTGGAGACTCAGACAGGATAAAAGTGGGAGAGTTCGTAATAGCCATAGGAAACCCTTACGGTTTAAACTGGACGGTAACCCACGGCATCATTTCTGCCAAGGGAAGGCACGGCCTTGGGCTTAACCCGATAGAGAACTTCATTCAAACCGATGCGGCAATTAACCCCGGGAACAGCGGTGGGCCTTTATGCGACATTCACGGCAAAGTTATCGGAATAAACACTGCCATTGTCAGGAACGCTCAGGGGCTTGGTTTTGCCGTTCCGATTAACATAGCTAAGAAGGTTATGAATGACCTTCTAAAGTACGGTAAGGTAATAAGGGGATGGCTCGGCGTCTACATAGAGGACATATCTCCGGAGCTTGCCAAGAAGTTTGGAGTTAAGAAGGGGGTTCTCATAACGAGGGTTATGAAAGATAGTCCTGCTGAAAAGGGAGGTCTCAAGAACGGCGATATCATCGTTGAGTTTAACGGTCAGCCTGTGAAGAACGTTGCTGACCTTCAGCTAAAGGTTATAAATACAAAGCCCGGCGAAATTGTAAAAATAAAGGTTATTAGGGATGGAAGGGAGAAAGTTCTGACTGTTAAAATAGGGCAAATGCCGGGCACAGAGCACCTTGCCCTTGAAGACCTAATTTCTAAATTTGGTTTCTCCGTTCAGGAGTTAACTGAAGACCTTAGAGAGAGGCTTGGCATTCCCCGTTGGGTAAAAGGAGGCGTAATCGTTACGGAAGTTAAGCCGGGCTCACCGGCGGAGGACGCAGGTTTAAGGGAAGGAGATGTTATCGTCAAAGCCGGAACGACTCCGAGAAACTTAAGGAGAGTTAAGAACCTTGACGACCTCCTTGCCGTTATCAGGAATGCGGGAGATTCGGGTATCCTGCTAAAAGTTGTTCGTGGAGAAGGTGTATTCTACGTTGTTCTAAATCAGGAGGAGTAG
- the secA gene encoding preprotein translocase subunit SecA produces the protein MFNAILTKIFGSKNEREIKKLKPIVEKINALEKEFEKKSREELLSLTAKWKEEFSKIEDDKKKFEYMDKILPEAFAAVREAAKRTLGMRHYDVQLIGGIVLHQGKIAEMKTGEGKTLVATLPVYLNALAGKGVHVVTVNDYLAKRDAEWMGPVYNYLGLTVGYLQNQMEKEERKEMYSRDITYGTNSEFGFDYLRDNMAFTKDEKVQRELFYAIVDEADSILIDEARTPLIISGPAEENVDIYYIADAIVRQLKKDEHFEVDEKTKTAVLTDAGIRRVEEIVSQMTGIKDFNLYDPKFSDLLHAIIQSLRAHHLFKKDIDYVVKDGKVVIVDEFTGRLMPGRRWSDGLHQAVEAKEGVKIEAENQTLATITLQNYFRLYKKLAGMTGTAETEAAELKEIYGLDVVVIPTNKPVIRIDHPDLIFKTKKAKFNAVVKEIEKNYKIGRPVLVGTGSIEDSEYLSYLLKKKGIPHQVLNAKHHEREAEIVAQAGRLHAVTIATNMAGRGTDILLGGNPEFLTKKELERKGITPEKVGEEEYQRIYKETLEKFKKITEEERKKVVELGGLYVIGTERHESRRIDNQLRGRAGRQGDPGESRFFLSLEDNLLRLFGSDRVKRMMEMMNIPEDEPITHKMVTKALENAQKRVEQQNFQIRKRLLEYDEVYNVQRKVIYEQRNKILEGEDFKEDIIGFMEDVAWEMVDSFAPENVLPDEWNLKELKKTLESRFGFEFPIPEKYEELMELSVEGAHDDREKLVKLIHNRLVEEYEKMEELLGKGQMREVERMIMLQTLDHFWRQHLRALDHIKESIGWRGYGQKDPVVEFKKEAFQLFEELISNIENGTVDGLFNYYRFIQSQMEEGSSAITSV, from the coding sequence ATGTTTAATGCCATATTGACAAAGATATTTGGAAGTAAAAACGAAAGGGAGATAAAGAAGTTAAAGCCAATTGTTGAGAAGATAAACGCTTTAGAGAAGGAATTTGAGAAGAAGAGCAGGGAGGAGCTCCTATCCCTTACGGCAAAGTGGAAGGAAGAGTTCTCAAAGATAGAGGACGACAAGAAAAAGTTTGAATACATGGACAAGATACTGCCAGAGGCCTTTGCGGCCGTTAGGGAGGCAGCGAAGAGAACCCTTGGAATGCGCCACTATGACGTCCAGCTAATCGGTGGGATAGTTCTCCATCAGGGAAAAATCGCCGAGATGAAAACGGGAGAGGGTAAGACTTTAGTCGCTACTCTCCCTGTCTACCTTAACGCCCTTGCCGGAAAAGGTGTTCACGTCGTTACGGTAAACGACTACCTTGCTAAGAGGGACGCCGAGTGGATGGGGCCTGTTTACAACTACCTTGGGCTTACAGTCGGTTACCTTCAGAACCAGATGGAAAAAGAAGAAAGAAAAGAGATGTACTCCCGTGACATCACCTACGGAACTAACTCGGAATTTGGCTTTGACTACCTAAGGGACAACATGGCCTTTACGAAGGATGAGAAAGTTCAGAGGGAGCTCTTTTACGCAATCGTTGACGAGGCCGACTCAATCCTCATAGACGAGGCAAGGACTCCCCTCATCATCTCAGGACCGGCAGAGGAGAACGTAGACATCTACTACATAGCCGACGCGATAGTCAGACAGTTAAAGAAAGATGAACACTTTGAAGTTGACGAAAAGACTAAAACTGCCGTTCTCACAGACGCCGGCATAAGGAGGGTTGAGGAAATCGTTTCTCAGATGACAGGTATAAAGGACTTTAACCTCTACGACCCAAAGTTTTCAGACCTTCTCCACGCAATTATCCAGTCCCTAAGGGCTCACCACCTCTTTAAGAAGGATATTGACTACGTCGTGAAGGACGGGAAAGTTGTAATCGTTGACGAGTTTACAGGACGCTTAATGCCCGGTAGGCGCTGGAGTGACGGTCTCCATCAGGCCGTTGAGGCAAAAGAAGGGGTCAAAATAGAGGCAGAGAACCAGACCCTTGCAACGATTACGCTCCAGAACTACTTCCGCCTCTACAAAAAGCTTGCCGGTATGACTGGAACTGCAGAGACTGAGGCGGCGGAGCTAAAGGAAATTTACGGCTTGGATGTTGTCGTTATCCCAACCAATAAACCGGTTATAAGGATAGACCACCCAGACCTCATATTTAAGACTAAGAAGGCAAAGTTTAACGCCGTTGTAAAGGAGATAGAGAAGAACTACAAAATTGGCCGTCCAGTTCTTGTTGGAACGGGCTCTATTGAGGACTCTGAGTACCTTTCCTACCTCCTTAAGAAGAAGGGGATTCCCCATCAGGTTCTAAACGCCAAGCACCACGAAAGGGAAGCTGAAATTGTCGCTCAGGCCGGAAGGCTTCACGCCGTAACGATTGCTACAAACATGGCCGGCCGCGGAACGGACATTCTCCTTGGAGGAAACCCTGAGTTTCTTACAAAGAAGGAGCTTGAGAGGAAGGGAATAACGCCTGAAAAGGTCGGAGAGGAGGAGTATCAGCGCATCTATAAGGAAACGTTGGAAAAGTTTAAGAAGATAACAGAGGAGGAGAGGAAGAAGGTCGTTGAGCTTGGAGGTCTCTACGTAATCGGAACAGAGAGACACGAGTCCCGAAGGATAGACAACCAGCTAAGGGGTAGGGCTGGAAGGCAGGGAGACCCGGGAGAGTCAAGGTTCTTCCTATCCTTAGAGGATAACCTGTTAAGGCTCTTTGGCTCAGACAGAGTTAAGAGAATGATGGAGATGATGAACATTCCGGAGGACGAGCCAATAACCCACAAGATGGTTACTAAGGCCCTTGAGAATGCCCAGAAGAGAGTTGAACAGCAGAACTTCCAGATAAGGAAGAGACTCCTTGAGTACGATGAGGTTTACAACGTCCAGAGGAAGGTAATCTACGAGCAGAGGAACAAAATCCTTGAAGGTGAGGACTTTAAGGAGGACATTATCGGATTTATGGAGGACGTTGCTTGGGAGATGGTTGACAGCTTTGCACCTGAAAACGTCCTGCCAGACGAGTGGAATTTAAAGGAGTTAAAGAAAACCTTAGAGTCCCGCTTTGGCTTTGAGTTCCCGATTCCTGAAAAGTATGAGGAGCTGATGGAGCTCTCTGTTGAGGGTGCTCACGACGACAGGGAAAAACTTGTAAAGCTCATCCATAACAGGCTCGTTGAAGAGTACGAGAAGATGGAGGAGCTCCTTGGCAAGGGGCAAATGAGGGAAGTTGAAAGGATGATAATGCTTCAGACCCTTGACCACTTCTGGAGACAGCACCTTAGAGCTCTTGACCACATAAAGGAGAGCATAGGCTGGAGAGGTTACGGCCAGAAGGATCCCGTAGTTGAGTTTAAGAAAGAGGCCTTCCAGCTCTTTGAAGAGCTCATTTCCAACATAGAGAACGGTACAGTTGATGGCCTCTTCAACTACTACAGGTTTATCCAGAGCCAGATGGAGGAGGGAAGTAGTGCTATAACTTCCGTGTGA
- a CDS encoding nucleotidyltransferase domain-containing protein: MKKLRLEDSEIRAIKEVATKVFGENCRVFIFGSRTKAELRGGDIDIFVEVPEIKNVTAKKVEFLVELKERIGEQKIDLIVATPDCQKPICLEAREKGVEI, translated from the coding sequence GTGAAGAAATTAAGGTTAGAAGATTCCGAAATCAGAGCAATCAAGGAAGTTGCTACCAAGGTATTTGGAGAGAATTGCAGGGTCTTTATCTTTGGCTCAAGAACTAAAGCGGAGCTCAGAGGAGGAGACATAGATATCTTCGTTGAAGTACCCGAGATTAAAAACGTGACAGCCAAAAAAGTTGAATTTCTGGTAGAGCTAAAAGAGCGAATTGGAGAGCAGAAGATAGACCTAATCGTCGCTACCCCGGACTGTCAAAAGCCCATCTGTCTTGAAGCAAGAGAGAAAGGGGTAGAAATTTGA